In one window of Gloeocapsopsis sp. IPPAS B-1203 DNA:
- a CDS encoding DUF2254 domain-containing protein codes for MKTKLGKVWESLHNSFWFVPSVMVLGAIALAYIILSLDHADRDWLEKVPLIYGRGPEGAREVLSTVAGSMVSVATTAFSIVIVALQLASGQFGPRLLGNFMRDTGNQIVLGTFISTFVYCLLILRTVNSVDDDEFVPHLSVAFSLVLAIFGVAVLIYFLHHVATSIQAQQVIANVGAELSDTIERLFPQKVGRSITKDQQEIQDADIPDNFEDEASPIKSDKSGYIQAIDNEELIDIAAKFDVIVRLNYRPGDFVIKGNDLVSVWHGQQMNKKLAKQLKGIFIIDNQRSPQQDVEFSINQLVEIAVRALSTGVNDPFTAIRCIDQLSAALCQFAQREIPSPYRYDDNQKLRAIAEPITFASVVDAAFNQIRQSGQTDVAVTIRLLEAIARVAEYTTTREQRAVLLRQAQMIERGSHEGVSEKLDQKDIQESYFAVLKLIER; via the coding sequence ATGAAAACCAAGTTAGGCAAAGTCTGGGAATCGCTACACAATAGTTTTTGGTTTGTTCCCTCAGTGATGGTTCTCGGTGCGATCGCCCTGGCTTACATCATTCTTTCCTTGGATCATGCAGATAGAGATTGGTTAGAAAAAGTACCTTTAATTTATGGTCGCGGTCCTGAAGGTGCAAGAGAAGTACTTTCAACAGTTGCTGGTTCTATGGTTTCTGTAGCAACCACAGCCTTTTCGATTGTGATTGTGGCACTACAATTAGCTTCTGGGCAATTTGGACCAAGATTACTTGGCAATTTCATGCGGGATACAGGTAATCAAATTGTTCTAGGAACGTTTATTTCTACATTTGTCTACTGCTTGTTAATCTTACGTACCGTTAACAGCGTTGACGATGATGAATTTGTTCCGCACCTTTCAGTAGCTTTCAGTCTTGTCCTCGCAATTTTTGGTGTTGCTGTATTAATCTATTTTTTACATCACGTCGCTACATCAATTCAAGCACAGCAAGTCATAGCAAACGTTGGAGCAGAGTTGAGCGATACGATTGAACGTCTATTTCCACAAAAAGTCGGACGTAGTATTACAAAAGATCAACAAGAAATTCAGGATGCAGATATTCCTGACAATTTTGAGGATGAAGCTAGCCCGATCAAGTCAGATAAGAGTGGTTACATTCAAGCAATTGACAATGAAGAACTGATCGACATTGCGGCAAAATTTGATGTAATCGTGCGACTAAATTATCGTCCTGGAGATTTTGTTATTAAAGGTAACGATTTAGTTTCGGTTTGGCACGGACAGCAAATGAACAAAAAGCTAGCGAAACAACTCAAAGGCATTTTTATTATTGATAATCAGCGCAGTCCCCAACAAGATGTAGAATTTTCCATTAATCAGCTAGTAGAAATTGCGGTGCGTGCGCTTTCAACTGGAGTTAACGATCCGTTTACGGCAATTCGCTGTATCGATCAACTGAGTGCGGCGCTGTGTCAGTTTGCCCAACGAGAAATTCCCTCGCCCTATCGCTACGATGATAATCAGAAATTACGAGCGATCGCCGAACCAATAACTTTTGCCAGTGTCGTTGATGCAGCATTCAACCAAATCAGGCAATCTGGGCAAACTGATGTGGCTGTAACGATTCGATTACTTGAAGCGATCGCGCGAGTTGCAGAGTATACAACTACTAGAGAACAACGCGCAGTATTGTTGCGTCAAGCACAAATGATCGAACGCGGTAGCCATGAAGGAGTTTCCGAAAAGTTGGATCAAAAAGACATTCAAGAGAGTTATTTTGCTGTGTTAAAGCTCATAGAGAGATAA
- the chlP gene encoding geranylgeranyl reductase, producing MTLRVAVVGSGPAGSSAAETLAKAGIETYLFERKLDNAKPCGGAIPLCMVSEFDLPPQIIDRQVRKMKMISPSNREVDINLDNEDEYIGMCRREVLDGFLRDRAAKLGATLINATVHKLDIPQNNTDPYTIHYVDHSEGGAQGIAKSLKVDAIIGADGANSRIAKEIDAGDYNYAIAFQERIRLPEAQMAYYNNLAEMYVGNDVSTDFYAWVFPKYDHVAVGTGTMQVNKASIKQLQAGIRARAARKLVGGQIIKVEAHPIPEHPRPRRVVGRVALIGDAAGYVTKSSGEGIYFAAKSGRMCAETLVEVSQGGTRIPTENELKVYLRRWDRKYGMTYKVLDLLQTVFYRSDATREAFVEMCADRDVQRLTFDSYLYKTVVPANPLTQMKITAKTLGSLIRGNALAP from the coding sequence TTGACACTACGGGTTGCTGTTGTAGGCTCAGGTCCAGCTGGTTCTTCAGCCGCCGAAACCTTGGCAAAAGCTGGAATTGAAACATATTTGTTTGAACGCAAGCTAGACAACGCCAAACCATGTGGCGGAGCAATTCCGCTGTGTATGGTGAGTGAATTCGATCTACCGCCGCAGATTATTGACCGTCAGGTGCGGAAGATGAAGATGATTTCCCCCTCAAATCGCGAGGTGGATATCAATCTAGACAATGAAGATGAATATATCGGTATGTGCCGTCGTGAAGTTCTCGATGGTTTCTTGCGCGATCGCGCGGCAAAATTAGGTGCAACTTTAATCAATGCGACGGTTCATAAACTCGATATTCCGCAAAATAATACAGACCCCTATACGATTCACTACGTAGATCACTCAGAAGGTGGTGCGCAAGGAATTGCCAAATCCTTGAAAGTGGATGCAATTATTGGTGCTGATGGGGCAAACTCTCGTATCGCTAAGGAGATTGATGCTGGAGATTATAACTATGCGATCGCTTTTCAAGAGCGCATTCGCCTCCCAGAAGCCCAAATGGCATACTACAACAACCTTGCAGAGATGTATGTCGGTAACGACGTTTCTACCGATTTCTACGCCTGGGTATTCCCAAAATATGACCACGTTGCTGTCGGTACAGGCACAATGCAGGTTAACAAAGCTAGCATTAAACAATTGCAAGCAGGTATTCGGGCACGGGCAGCGAGAAAACTTGTCGGCGGTCAAATCATTAAAGTAGAAGCCCATCCCATTCCCGAACATCCTCGCCCTCGGCGTGTTGTTGGTCGCGTAGCATTAATTGGTGATGCAGCAGGCTACGTCACAAAGTCTTCTGGTGAAGGTATTTACTTTGCGGCGAAGTCAGGGCGGATGTGTGCAGAAACGCTTGTTGAGGTATCCCAAGGTGGAACTCGGATTCCTACAGAAAACGAACTGAAAGTTTACCTCAGGCGTTGGGATAGAAAATATGGCATGACATACAAAGTATTAGATTTGCTGCAAACCGTCTTTTACCGCAGTGATGCCACCCGCGAAGCTTTTGTAGAGATGTGTGCAGATCGCGATGTACAGCGATTGACTTTTGATAGCTATCTTTATAAAACCGTTGTCCCAGCAAACCCGCTAACACAGATGAAGATCACGGCTAAAACTCTTGGTAGCTTGATTCGCGGTAACGCACTTGCTCCTTAA
- a CDS encoding response regulator transcription factor: protein MPRILVIDDDPAISELVAVNLEMAGYDVTQAEDGIKGQALAIQLQPDLIMLDLMLPRVDGFTVCQRLRRDERTAEIPVLMLTALSQTQDKVEGFNAGADDYLTKPFEIEEMLARVRALLRRTDRIPQAAKHSEILNYGALTLVPERFEAIWFGETVKLTHLEFELLHCLLQRHGQTVSPSDILKEVWGYDPDDDIETIRVHIRHLRTKLEPDPRHPRYIKTVYGAGYCLELPGEEQGSDNNSGIPTSAVIPEKASN, encoded by the coding sequence ATGCCTCGGATACTTGTTATAGATGATGACCCTGCAATCTCTGAGTTGGTTGCGGTTAATCTCGAAATGGCTGGATATGACGTTACCCAAGCTGAAGATGGCATCAAGGGACAAGCGCTAGCTATCCAGCTACAGCCAGATCTCATTATGCTCGATCTCATGCTACCCAGAGTTGATGGCTTTACTGTTTGTCAGCGGTTGCGTCGCGATGAGCGTACAGCAGAGATTCCCGTACTAATGCTCACAGCCTTGAGCCAAACTCAAGACAAAGTGGAAGGATTCAATGCTGGTGCAGATGATTACTTAACAAAGCCCTTTGAAATTGAAGAAATGCTAGCCCGCGTGCGAGCGTTATTACGACGTACAGATCGCATTCCTCAAGCAGCCAAGCACAGCGAGATTCTTAACTATGGTGCTTTAACATTAGTACCAGAAAGATTTGAGGCAATTTGGTTCGGTGAAACGGTTAAACTAACTCATTTAGAATTTGAGTTACTTCATTGTCTATTGCAACGTCACGGACAAACAGTTTCTCCCAGCGATATTCTCAAAGAAGTCTGGGGCTACGATCCTGATGATGACATCGAAACAATCCGCGTACATATTCGCCACTTGCGCACCAAACTAGAACCAGATCCTCGTCACCCTCGTTATATTAAAACAGTGTACGGTGCAGGTTATTGCTTAGAACTTCCAGGCGAAGAGCAAGGCAGTGACAACAATAGTGGTATACCGACGAGTGCGGTAATTCCAGAAAAAGCTTCTAATTAA
- a CDS encoding alpha/beta fold hydrolase, translated as MTLYTALWANRYWEETIYPEPLYQEKIFTGAQGVPIFGWVAIPKNARGTIVGTYGITGSLENQWFLRLLGRKAFAQGYAVVLFDWRSHGRTALLSPTLTSDGLYEGEDFVQIAAQAQGMGCPAKFWFTGFSLGGQLALWAVKAAQDVLTTSHSLTSQDIGGAAVICPSLDSNRSLSYLVKDPLGKYLEQAIAKELKRLAWRLYEAHPEAIDPAAIERANSIWGFDNELVIERLGFPSVEAYYEASSGLKILPSLTKPTLIIYAADDPMFDPAIVPDLLSSCDRNPNIDLILTPHGGHVGYISSAECQAQAQDPDPWWAWNRVLEWCQMRG; from the coding sequence ATGACGCTTTATACAGCGTTATGGGCTAATCGTTATTGGGAAGAGACGATCTACCCAGAACCACTCTATCAAGAGAAAATTTTTACAGGAGCGCAAGGAGTACCGATTTTTGGTTGGGTAGCAATTCCTAAAAATGCGCGAGGCACAATTGTTGGCACATATGGTATTACAGGATCTCTAGAGAATCAATGGTTTCTTAGACTTTTGGGGCGCAAGGCATTTGCTCAAGGTTATGCGGTTGTTCTATTTGATTGGCGATCGCACGGTAGAACGGCTTTATTATCGCCAACGTTGACATCTGATGGTTTGTACGAAGGAGAAGATTTTGTCCAGATTGCGGCTCAAGCTCAAGGGATGGGGTGTCCTGCTAAATTTTGGTTTACCGGATTTTCTCTAGGTGGACAATTAGCGTTATGGGCAGTCAAAGCAGCGCAAGACGTATTAACGACTAGCCATTCACTCACTTCTCAAGACATTGGAGGGGCGGCAGTAATTTGTCCGAGTTTAGACTCGAATCGCTCGCTCTCATATTTAGTGAAAGATCCATTAGGAAAGTATTTAGAACAAGCGATCGCCAAAGAACTGAAAAGACTTGCTTGGCGCCTTTATGAAGCACATCCAGAAGCAATCGATCCTGCAGCAATTGAACGCGCCAATAGTATTTGGGGTTTTGACAACGAACTGGTCATTGAACGCTTAGGATTTCCCTCTGTCGAGGCGTATTACGAAGCTAGTAGTGGGTTAAAAATATTACCAAGCTTAACTAAACCAACACTCATTATTTACGCTGCGGACGATCCAATGTTCGATCCAGCGATTGTGCCAGATTTACTTTCCTCATGCGATCGCAACCCTAACATAGATTTAATTCTCACACCTCACGGCGGTCATGTCGGATACATTAGTAGTGCAGAATGTCAAGCCCAAGCACAAGATCCTGATCCTTGGTGGGCATGGAATCGCGTTTTAGAATGGTGTCAGATGAGGGGATAG
- a CDS encoding Na+/H+ antiporter → MTTETLAEVAIEQNIKQFLLVLSVSLSIATLPQFFSWFRQIPYTLLLVIVGLGLAFVDVRLVNLSPQLILTIFLPPLLFEAAWNMEWTKLKRDLVPITLFAILGVVISVIGVGLALNQAAGVTIGIALLLGACVAATDPVSVIALFRELGVDKRLTILMEGESLFNDGIAVVAFSFVVGFALGTDTLEIQELIARFFTVVGIGIGCGCVVGFGISYLTQRFDLPLVEQSLTLVSAYGTYIITEDLGGSGVIGVVTTGLVLGNFGSRIGMQPSTRLAVTQFWDFLAFFVNSIVFLLIGDQIKFEDLGANLGLIAITLAAMIVTRAIAIYGLGWLSNILVKSEISWSDELILWWGGLRGSVAIALALSVPVTLPQRTQIIAVVFGVVLFTLLVQGLTTKPLVTKFKPLGDQAVRQEYLEAVARWVAMNRVLNYLTQASMRPEIDPEFYRYQKALVEGQLDDVQQDVNKLRNEHPQLREFAVEQLQEELLAIEADTYAELVRGGRLSDKLPPMLEEVFKQMNKQST, encoded by the coding sequence ATGACAACAGAAACACTAGCCGAAGTAGCAATTGAGCAAAATATTAAACAATTCCTTTTGGTGCTATCAGTTTCCTTGAGTATTGCCACGTTACCACAGTTTTTTAGCTGGTTTCGGCAGATTCCTTATACACTTCTTCTAGTGATTGTTGGGTTGGGGTTAGCTTTTGTTGATGTCAGATTAGTGAATCTGTCACCACAACTCATTTTGACAATATTTTTGCCTCCGTTATTATTTGAGGCTGCCTGGAATATGGAATGGACTAAGCTCAAGCGGGACTTAGTACCAATTACCCTTTTTGCCATCTTAGGAGTAGTTATTTCAGTCATTGGTGTAGGTTTAGCACTCAATCAAGCTGCAGGAGTGACAATCGGAATTGCTTTACTTTTAGGTGCTTGTGTCGCTGCCACCGATCCGGTTTCTGTGATTGCTTTATTTCGCGAACTCGGAGTCGATAAACGCCTGACAATTTTGATGGAAGGTGAAAGCTTATTTAATGATGGTATTGCGGTTGTTGCATTTAGTTTTGTTGTCGGATTTGCCCTTGGAACTGATACTTTAGAAATTCAGGAACTCATCGCCCGATTTTTTACCGTTGTTGGGATCGGGATTGGCTGTGGCTGTGTTGTCGGTTTTGGAATTTCTTATCTCACACAGCGGTTTGATTTACCTTTAGTTGAACAATCTCTAACTCTGGTTTCCGCTTATGGGACTTATATTATCACTGAAGATTTAGGTGGTTCTGGCGTTATTGGAGTTGTTACCACAGGTTTAGTTTTAGGAAACTTTGGTTCGCGGATTGGAATGCAGCCGAGTACCAGACTTGCTGTGACACAGTTTTGGGACTTTCTAGCATTTTTTGTCAATTCGATTGTGTTTCTGCTAATTGGCGATCAAATCAAGTTTGAGGACTTGGGAGCCAACTTAGGGCTAATTGCAATTACACTCGCAGCAATGATTGTAACAAGAGCGATCGCCATTTATGGTTTGGGTTGGTTGAGTAATATCTTGGTTAAATCAGAAATTTCTTGGTCTGATGAACTTATCTTATGGTGGGGAGGATTGCGCGGTTCTGTTGCGATCGCATTAGCTTTAAGTGTGCCCGTAACTTTACCACAACGTACACAAATTATTGCTGTCGTTTTCGGTGTAGTACTATTCACGCTTTTAGTACAAGGATTAACTACCAAACCTTTAGTAACAAAATTTAAACCTTTAGGCGATCAAGCAGTACGTCAGGAGTATTTAGAAGCGGTTGCGCGTTGGGTCGCGATGAATCGAGTTTTGAACTATCTCACACAAGCAAGTATGCGTCCCGAAATTGACCCAGAGTTTTATCGTTACCAAAAAGCTTTAGTAGAAGGGCAGTTAGATGACGTGCAGCAGGATGTAAATAAGCTACGCAATGAACATCCCCAACTACGAGAATTTGCAGTAGAACAACTGCAAGAAGAACTCCTTGCGATCGAAGCAGATACTTACGCTGAGTTGGTTCGCGGTGGACGCTTGAGCGATAAATTACCACCAATGCTAGAAGAAGTCTTCAAACAAATGAATAAACAAAGTACCTAA
- a CDS encoding metallophosphoesterase — translation MKSLKYILLSLLGVVLLLGIWGLVEPYVIDTEEEVAEIPNLPDSWEGQRVAVIADWQIGMWLGNTNTIRRIVDQLIRERPALVLIGGDFIYHADKGNNNEIGKAVELVRPLVAAGIPTYGVLGNHDYAMDAKTAPPNEQIAGELYAALEQAGVDMLQNEAVSLVPPGNQQPRGENSLYLIGIGSRWANKDNPAIALSQVPQTAPRLVLMHHPDSFEKFPANTAPLSVAGHTHGGQVRLPFLPEWSWMTFAREDRVHTDGWIEASYGQSGNRLYVNRGIGFSIAPIRINCPPEVTLFTLQAAR, via the coding sequence ATGAAATCACTCAAGTACATATTGCTAAGCTTACTGGGAGTTGTTTTGCTACTGGGGATTTGGGGCTTAGTAGAACCGTACGTTATTGATACAGAAGAAGAAGTAGCAGAAATCCCTAATCTTCCTGATTCCTGGGAGGGACAACGAGTGGCAGTTATTGCCGATTGGCAAATTGGAATGTGGCTTGGGAACACCAACACAATTAGACGCATAGTCGATCAATTAATTCGAGAACGTCCTGCACTTGTATTGATTGGCGGTGACTTTATTTATCATGCGGACAAGGGAAATAATAATGAAATTGGCAAGGCGGTAGAATTGGTTCGCCCGTTAGTAGCAGCAGGTATTCCTACTTACGGGGTACTTGGCAATCACGACTATGCAATGGATGCAAAAACTGCCCCACCAAATGAACAGATAGCAGGCGAACTGTATGCAGCGCTGGAACAAGCGGGTGTAGATATGTTACAAAACGAGGCAGTTTCCTTAGTACCACCAGGAAACCAACAACCAAGAGGAGAAAATTCACTGTATCTCATTGGTATTGGATCGCGGTGGGCAAACAAAGACAATCCCGCGATCGCATTATCTCAAGTACCACAAACAGCACCAAGGTTAGTGTTGATGCATCATCCAGATTCGTTTGAGAAATTCCCTGCTAACACGGCACCTTTATCAGTCGCAGGACACACCCACGGCGGACAAGTGCGTTTGCCATTTTTGCCGGAATGGTCTTGGATGACATTTGCGCGCGAAGATCGGGTTCACACTGACGGTTGGATAGAAGCAAGTTATGGACAGTCAGGAAATCGCCTGTATGTCAATCGGGGCATAGGATTTAGCATTGCACCAATCAGAATTAACTGTCCACCGGAAGTCACGCTATTTACGCTTCAAGCTGCAAGATGA
- a CDS encoding DUF389 domain-containing protein translates to MRQLLVQVPHGYGKEVLNIAQAYDATNTARVEAMGNDEPVELIVVHVSNQKVEGFLGDLESLPNLQVTLIPRGVIAMQPPADEAPEQVTDVKARSPIEIFLAGLQSVGSWKAFLGYAAAAGVVVWIGLYTNTTYLLVAAMLIAPFAGPAMNVAIATSRGDAKLLKRTLLRYFVALAVTIVVAGTLSFILQQEVVTSTMSDTSKISAVAVLLPLVAGAAGAVNLVQSERSSLVSGAAVGMLVAASLAPPAGLIGMASAMGRWDLAINGVFVLLLQLVGINLSASLVFRSYGLTPKGARYQRGKKGLFPAVLAVTFVTLLGLLFWQFSDSPELQRSSREQSANQAIQQVVDDSDLVELVEANVRFPTPNIPRQNTLLVVMYVQRRAGVTESAEIISDRLTQTVQAELRNQGFNVTPLVSVNVLSAPDTQN, encoded by the coding sequence ATGCGGCAATTACTTGTTCAAGTACCACATGGTTATGGAAAGGAAGTTCTAAACATTGCTCAAGCTTATGATGCTACGAATACAGCAAGAGTTGAAGCAATGGGTAATGACGAACCTGTTGAGCTGATCGTAGTTCACGTTTCTAACCAGAAAGTAGAAGGATTTTTAGGAGATTTAGAATCACTGCCAAACTTGCAAGTGACGCTGATTCCGCGTGGGGTTATTGCAATGCAACCACCAGCAGATGAAGCACCCGAACAGGTAACTGATGTCAAGGCTCGTAGCCCGATTGAAATTTTCTTAGCAGGTTTGCAAAGTGTTGGTTCTTGGAAAGCTTTTCTCGGATATGCAGCTGCAGCGGGTGTAGTTGTGTGGATTGGTTTATATACAAATACCACTTACTTATTAGTAGCAGCAATGTTAATTGCACCGTTTGCGGGTCCTGCGATGAATGTGGCGATCGCGACATCTCGTGGTGATGCCAAGCTACTCAAACGGACATTGTTGCGCTACTTTGTGGCACTAGCGGTCACAATTGTTGTTGCTGGTACGCTGAGTTTCATTCTTCAGCAGGAAGTAGTAACGAGCACGATGAGTGATACCAGTAAAATTTCTGCGGTTGCCGTACTTTTACCACTTGTTGCTGGGGCAGCTGGGGCAGTTAACCTTGTACAGTCCGAACGCAGTAGCCTTGTTTCTGGTGCGGCGGTGGGAATGCTTGTAGCTGCTTCGTTAGCACCACCTGCGGGCTTGATTGGGATGGCAAGTGCTATGGGACGCTGGGATTTGGCAATTAATGGTGTATTTGTTCTATTGCTACAACTTGTCGGCATTAATTTATCTGCATCGCTTGTATTTCGGAGTTATGGTTTAACTCCTAAAGGAGCGCGGTATCAGCGTGGCAAAAAAGGGCTGTTTCCTGCTGTATTAGCTGTAACATTTGTGACACTTTTAGGGTTGCTATTTTGGCAGTTTTCTGATTCTCCAGAGTTACAACGTAGTAGCCGCGAACAAAGTGCTAATCAAGCAATTCAGCAGGTAGTCGATGATAGTGATTTAGTCGAACTTGTCGAGGCAAATGTCCGGTTCCCGACTCCAAATATCCCTAGACAAAATACACTGCTAGTTGTGATGTATGTGCAGCGACGTGCAGGCGTGACAGAATCAGCAGAAATTATCAGCGATCGCCTCACACAAACTGTTCAAGCTGAATTACGAAACCAAGGCTTCAATGTTACGCCACTAGTTAGTGTCAATGTCCTATCCGCACCAGATACTCAAAATTAG
- the rimP gene encoding ribosome maturation factor RimP, which yields MTHPLIPQIIEIATPVAEELGLELVGVVFHTNQRPPVLRVDIRNPHQDTGLDDCERMSRALEAQIDQTDIVPDAYVLEVSSPGISRQLSTDREFISFKGFAVIVSSSQPYEGQQEWAGQLIRRDETAVYLNQKGRVVAIPRDLIAKVQIDERR from the coding sequence ATGACTCATCCCCTGATTCCACAAATCATTGAAATAGCAACACCAGTAGCAGAGGAACTCGGCTTGGAATTAGTCGGAGTAGTTTTTCACACGAACCAACGCCCACCTGTGCTGCGCGTAGATATACGCAACCCACACCAAGACACTGGTTTAGATGATTGTGAAAGAATGAGTCGTGCTTTAGAAGCCCAAATCGATCAAACAGATATTGTTCCAGATGCTTACGTGTTAGAAGTATCTAGCCCAGGAATTTCGCGGCAATTGAGTACCGACAGAGAGTTCATTTCCTTTAAAGGATTTGCGGTGATTGTTAGTAGTTCTCAACCGTATGAAGGTCAGCAGGAATGGGCAGGACAACTAATTCGTCGAGATGAAACAGCAGTGTACTTGAACCAGAAAGGTCGCGTAGTTGCCATTCCTCGCGATCTCATTGCTAAAGTACAAATCGACGAACGGCGTTAG
- a CDS encoding DUF389 domain-containing protein, whose amino-acid sequence MHEGLLEESALERIYIILTVGSCIIATFGLLSNSAAVIIGAMIVAPLMLPIRGLAFGALEGNLRLFRTGLTSIIVGTLLAIAISWFIGMFVGLAEFGSEIFSRSRPTLLDLGIAIAAGGISGFAKVEPKISPTLAGTAIAVALMPPICVIGLGLSQANWSLSLGATILYLTNLLGITLSCMLIFLATGYTPLHRAKKALLWTGGLTAVLLVPLGFSFFRLTQQVRLEVNLRQALLNRTVTFQRLVLIDSNINWLSNPPVVRLNVRSREPVTPRQVELLEEFLSRELGQRFTLIFEVGQIEEVRREGVDGSSFNN is encoded by the coding sequence ATGCATGAAGGGCTATTAGAAGAATCAGCCCTAGAGCGGATTTACATTATATTAACCGTTGGCTCTTGCATCATTGCTACGTTTGGGTTGCTGTCTAATAGTGCTGCCGTTATTATTGGAGCGATGATTGTGGCTCCTTTAATGTTGCCCATTCGAGGACTTGCATTTGGTGCTTTAGAAGGTAACTTACGACTATTTCGCACAGGCTTAACTTCCATCATTGTGGGAACACTGCTTGCGATCGCAATCTCTTGGTTCATTGGGATGTTTGTCGGATTAGCAGAATTCGGTAGTGAGATTTTTTCACGATCGCGTCCGACTTTACTCGATTTAGGAATTGCGATCGCCGCAGGGGGAATCAGTGGTTTTGCCAAAGTTGAACCAAAGATTTCTCCAACCTTAGCAGGAACTGCGATCGCTGTTGCTTTGATGCCACCTATTTGTGTCATTGGTTTAGGACTCTCACAAGCAAATTGGTCTTTGAGTCTCGGTGCGACTATTCTGTACCTTACCAATTTGCTAGGGATTACACTTTCCTGTATGCTGATTTTTCTGGCTACAGGCTATACTCCGCTCCATCGTGCTAAAAAAGCTCTACTCTGGACAGGTGGACTAACTGCAGTACTACTTGTGCCTTTAGGATTCAGCTTTTTTCGTTTGACGCAGCAAGTTCGACTCGAAGTTAATCTTAGACAAGCACTTTTGAACCGAACCGTTACCTTTCAAAGATTAGTACTTATCGATAGTAATATTAACTGGTTGAGTAATCCGCCTGTGGTACGCTTAAATGTTCGTTCTAGAGAGCCTGTCACTCCAAGACAAGTAGAACTTTTAGAAGAATTTCTCAGCAGAGAACTGGGACAACGCTTTACTTTGATTTTTGAAGTTGGTCAAATTGAAGAAGTAAGACGTGAAGGTGTTGATGGTTCTTCATTTAATAATTAG
- a CDS encoding YIP1 family protein, with protein MSTREDKWKFRTSLREALTLDAHFYEDAPNTRKTRRVAKTIVIVAAISYALGNAFILLINRVGITTFVFALILNVVSVILGYYFWTFTIWKIGDRFKPRHVTYQELLVPIGFAYAPQVFNFLTLIPLLGIPIQLVLAVWSLLAVIVAVRQGLDISNVWAAVICLIGWPLIQLAVGSVQLLFIN; from the coding sequence GTGAGTACCAGGGAAGATAAATGGAAGTTTAGAACAAGTTTGAGGGAAGCTTTAACCTTAGATGCTCACTTTTATGAAGATGCGCCCAATACACGCAAAACTCGCCGAGTCGCTAAAACAATCGTGATCGTGGCAGCAATCTCTTATGCGCTAGGTAATGCTTTTATTTTATTAATTAACCGTGTTGGTATTACTACTTTTGTATTCGCATTAATACTGAATGTTGTCAGTGTAATACTAGGTTACTATTTCTGGACTTTTACAATTTGGAAAATTGGCGATCGCTTCAAACCGCGTCATGTTACGTATCAAGAGCTACTTGTTCCCATTGGTTTTGCTTATGCACCGCAAGTGTTTAACTTTTTAACATTAATTCCGCTGCTTGGTATCCCTATTCAGCTTGTACTTGCTGTGTGGAGTTTGCTTGCGGTTATCGTTGCAGTACGCCAAGGTTTAGATATCAGCAATGTCTGGGCTGCCGTTATTTGCCTAATCGGTTGGCCTTTAATTCAATTAGCTGTAGGCTCAGTACAACTTTTGTTTATTAATTAG